The following nucleotide sequence is from Cucumis melo cultivar AY chromosome 1, USDA_Cmelo_AY_1.0, whole genome shotgun sequence.
CAGCAACTAAAATGCTAATAGATTAAAAacagtttttattaaaatacaCATGCTTAAAACTTTATTAAAACTCAGAAAACCCAgacaaaatatcaaattttagaGGAAAATTTATCCAAAACtaagaaaaagttgaaaagtTATCTAAAATTTATACTAATTTTCTCAACAacaacataataataataataagaacaacGTATATCAACGGATCTTTTAGTACCCAATCCAAACTATGGTTTAAAATTTCcatcaaaatctcaaaattctGAGATTTCAAAGGGCTCAAAATGTTAGTTAGGAGGCATTTTTTCCTCCAATTTTgattaaactttaaattttcgAGAATATTTTGAGATACTCTATTTTTCTCCATTTAAACGAAATTTCAAGATTTCAAGAAATTTCTACCTATGaacaaaaattcaatttttatgaCTAACTATATTAGTTCAtgtcaagatttttttttaatctatagttctgatacatatttctaaactttatattattttctcattattacaccttcaaatatttctaaattttatattattttgtagTATAATTATTTTTCCATTTGTTTTAAATTATGTTCTTGTATCAACATTTATGCATCCATTTACAACAGACATCTAAATATTGTCGtactttatagaaactgtgattaAAAATGGCAATCATAGTCTAATTAAGTCACAGTAGAagtttcattaattaattatgacAACTtacatcactttttttttttttttaaattttcatagaaattaatatttCCATGAAAGTGGGATCTCGAAACTATCGAATAGACTtctaatttgtaaatattttagcaGTTTTAACATTATTATGAGTCCGGCTACTCAACGATGTCCTAAACTTAAAGCCTAATGGAAAAGGAAACCACCCACCACGATATTGCAAACCTTAATGGCTCTGATACTATATGGTCAATAATTCACAAAAAAGTATTTATTATTCATATAGAATCAGATTAAATTTCCAAAACGAAAATTTCCCTTTAAAACATACTATAATTAGTCAAACAAAAAACAGTGTTAATAGTCagatataatttttatttgacaattaaTTAGTTGTGTTAATTACGacaataactatagaaaataagTTGTATTTCTGATCAATCACTGTAtgtttatagttaaatgaaattaaaactatgatcttaacttaaaatttaagtttttatttagaTCGAGAGAAAATTggtataaaatttaaattaagaaGAATATTACTGAACTATTTTTAAATTCCAAAGgtattcttaaaataaaacttcACTGGTTTTAATCTAAAAATAACTGTTTTTTAATCGTTTTAAGAATTTAAGAACATTtagaattatttattttaaattagttcTAATTTTGCTCCTATAAATTctgaattaaaatttaaaagtgttttatgaaacaaaaaaatcacaaaacatttaaatttatttatgtttacAAATAAATGTTTTATTCTTTATACGGTACAAGTCATATTAcattatttcaaatttcaaaaaaaactttattctcTCTTCTTTGAAACCCTCCCTTCACAGCTTCTCTCTCATTTCtaatttcaatttcttcatctttcttctcaacGGCATCTCTCTCTCCTCCTCCCCTTCTCTTTCGCTCTCTTGTCTCCTTCGTGTTCCTCGTCTTCACTCTTCCTATCTCTCAATTTCCATTCTCTAAAATGAAGCACGCACTCAAGAAACCCATACCCATGTCGCCGATCCACTGCCATCTTCTATTCCTAGCGCTAACGGCGCCGGAATCAAGGGCGGCAGACCCCTCGGAAACCTACATCGTCTTCCAAAGAAAATGATTCACCGTCCGATCCCAATTCATGGTTCCCGATTCCAAACCCTCGCCGACTAAGTTGAAGAGCCTGCTCCCTCTTCTAACCCACTTAAGCGGAAGCTCAGTATGGAGACCGTTCCTGAGAATTCCATCCCTGGGTTGTCTGATTCTATTGCGAAGGTAGTTTACGTGGTGTGATTATGGGGGTTTTggtatatttttgttttaatttgggtggtgaaatgatattttcctgtaatatgaaaaattaatttcgTCTTATGCTGAATCATCTCACAGATTAGAGAAGATGTAAAATCTGGTGTAGAAAATTTAACAGAGGAGTGTGTATCCACAATGGCAGACGTTACTAGGCTTCTAATGAAGGTTTTTATCTTCCTCGTGCTAATATGCGAAACTAAGTGCACCCCTATCCATGGAAGTACGGAGGTAAGTTAAGTTCCCTTTTGGAATTCAAGTTCCTCTGTATTTCTCGTTGGAGTTTAAGAggcatttttgttgttgttcttcttcttgcatAACTGTGGTTGTGGAATTTTGGTTCTAAGAAGTGAAAGGACTTGTATTATAGTTTTCTGTGGTAAAAGGAATTGAACCCACTTGCCATATGTTcactcaatttgattttttactgtAATTTGAGTCAGTTATGGTCATTTTCAAGGGGTTCAATTGCATCTGGGAAGTTGGGAAGGAGTCAAAAGGGATTTTAAGAGGCTACTAACTTCTCTCACTTTCTTTCTCTGCACTACTAACTTCCAAAGTTTTTGTGACTGTTAGAAGTTTCATCaagtgtttgtgtttgtgtttgtgtttgtgtttgtgtttgtgtttgctACTTGGTTATGCTTCATAATTGCTTTAGGTTCACAAAAATACTATAACCTGTAGCCCTGTAATTCTATCCATTTCAGGAGTTCGAGACCTTTTTGTGTGTAGGAACTAACACAAATTGAACATTTCAAAAGTGAAAAGAAGTTGGGTTTATAGAAAATATAGTGCCATTTGGTTGAGTTATGACTACTTTTGAAGatggttttattttaactatGACTGCATTCGCTAGTTTGTTTTTTTGGTACTTCATTCACTATCCATTTTCTCTCCATGGTCGAGTTTCTCTCccctcatttattttttataacattCATTAGATCACTCTTTAAATCATTCAATTACAAAGGAAAGGCTACTTCAATTCACTGTcagtaaactatttttttcctttagtaaCAATTGCTCACATCATATTGTCATTTCTCTATGTATTGTCTATAGACCAGGGTGAATTCTAGTTCTCTTCTAAGATTAAATAATTACCAGCTAATCatttaggaaatatttcagTTAAATGGCTCTTGGGTTGTCAACTGTACTATTTTTTATCTGTTTTCTGTGTGCGGTTGAAATTCTTCTGATGTCCCCCATCTCC
It contains:
- the LOC107992321 gene encoding uncharacterized protein LOC107992321 isoform X2, producing the protein METVPENSIPGLSDSIAKIREDVKSGVENLTEECVSTMADVTRLLMKVFIFLVLICETKCTPIHGSTEVFEVKGDDVGCVVKNSATLVDTMYTLHAAEIHIDLPTLTEKNKE
- the LOC107992321 gene encoding uncharacterized protein LOC107992321 isoform X1, with the translated sequence METVPENSIPGLSDSIAKIREDVKSGVENLTEECVSTMADVTRLLMKVFIFLVLICETKCTPIHGSTEVFEVKGDDVGCVVKNSATLVDTMYTLHAAEIHIDLPTLTEKNKES